AGGTCAAatgctaatgatgatgatgcacaTGATGATAACAGAACAAATACGTAGATTATCAAGGTCAGAAAGTGACgatcaaaattttaaattacctttaTTCCTGGAACATCTGGGGAGTCCCAAAGCCAACCCATGTGGGCTGGCACTGCATAGCCTGGCTTGCGGAACAGGCATTGCTTGTGTCCTATCAACACACCTAGAACAAAGAAACACTTCTGGAACATGTTCAGCATCTTGTAATAAAATCATTTCAAGCGACTTAAAATTGAATGCGTACCAGGATGAACATCACCAAAGGTGTAGTTGTACTTGGAagcatttttctttttcttcttcttatcaTTTTCTTCGTCATCACCCATCTTAATTTAGATCTGGACTTTCTACAGAAAATCATGTAACTTAGCtaaagtttaattaataaataaacaaaacatacctactaaatgagaagttataaataaaagatGATGATGTTTCAAAGTGTAATAGGATGTTTACATACACTATTTGTTTTtgggttacaaaataaaatgtcaatGGTAATAATCGTAAGCGTTCAACGTTTTTCTTCTTTAAATTTCTCTTGTATAGCCAATTTATGCGCTCCACAGCAACCTCTGCCCATAAGAGATAGCAGTCTCTGCTCCTTATCGCAACATCTTCGTTCTGTGTCgacattaaatttatttatgcaaCGGTAGTCGTGATCTTTCTCATACTTCATGTAGTCTTTGATAGCCTTCTTTATTCTTTCGTATTCCTTAGAACAGCACACTTTACCCGCATCACTGTAGCTAGGCGGTAAAGCGGGCAGTGCTGCAGTTTTGTACATTTTAGCGAAACCGTCAGGGTAAGCGCAAGGTCTACCCAGAACTGGACATGGACCGAGTTTTATTGGAGGCAAGCCATAGGGCAAAGGTTCTGCTTCGTCTTCATCATCATCCTGTTTCTTCTTCTCTTCATCCTCATTCTTCATAGTGACAGGACAGTTGCTTTTATGTTTAAATGATGGACAATAAGGTTTATGTTGTTTCCTGGCAGCAATGTTAGCTGTCTCAGCGATACAGTCACAATCGAATGTCTTGCATGGAGGCGATGGTTTAGGCGGGCTGCATTTGCAATCTGTATCTTCAACAATTTGTAAACAGTTATACACAGAATATTTGGGACCTGCAGTTTTCACCTCGGCATTATAAATTTTAGAAGTTTGACCACGTATACTAGGAGTTGAAGCAACAGTTTTGGGAGCCATTCTTAGGCTTGGTGAACTAGCCACGTTATTTACTTGCGCTCGATATGCTGCCATTTGTTGTATTCTAGCACAACAGCAACCGCCTGTTGGCCTTACCGCTTGACTCGTAGACGCTTTGTTCGTCTCACCGGTTTGAAAATCATAACTTGTAGTTAAATTTTCCACGACAAAATCTTTCCCAAACATAGACTCTTTGTAATCCGGAACTTTTGTAACGCTAAATACATAAGCGATAGTTGTTTTACTGCCACGTGGAGTAGCCCCGGTGCCAtacattttacttttattgtccTCGCAAGTCTCTCCAGCATTGACGACGCCTCCACAGCCAGAACACATTACTTTCTCCTTGTCTTTGCCCTGCATTTCTGGACATTCGTCACGATGCCACTTGTCATCTTTGCAATCACATGCACCACATATTTTTCTTGAT
This genomic window from Ostrinia nubilalis chromosome 18, ilOstNubi1.1, whole genome shotgun sequence contains:
- the LOC135080519 gene encoding uncharacterized protein LOC135080519 isoform X1 encodes the protein MEQMYLIEIFIDKVTIFASDEDEKSGAKKNLIIKIKFGPKVQFIIKEGQLAVNDENKDDIIECDDQGRRKWSRTIRVGKSYLFPSYPDTVLMILSKFPLELEVWNDDANEVEIFVGIGSMHWDTHFFHMLKETSDACKLHEPLTIKQITPIFAECCCRQVGEVGFILRLSALGEAIVTEFQQLMKDPDAFVFRTDKAPSMFQCKRIEGDDPNFCMVGSLYETTTLEDPDVVNNAQKKIEVCTELQSCGMGQKGADYKCENEDGQEEPKKSYPIDKIRMGDITGPCGNANCPLAHKVRTYIRNLEAYKKEASGVSGTKDVTSRKICGACDCKDDKWHRDECPEMQGKDKEKVMCSGCGGVVNAGETCEDNKSKMYGTGATPRGSKTTIAYVFSVTKVPDYKESMFGKDFVVENLTTSYDFQTGETNKASTSQAVRPTGGCCCARIQQMAAYRAQVNNVASSPSLRMAPKTVASTPSIRGQTSKIYNAEVKTAGPKYSVYNCLQIVEDTDCKCSPPKPSPPCKTFDCDCIAETANIAARKQHKPYCPSFKHKSNCPVTMKNEDEEKKKQDDDEDEAEPLPYGLPPIKLGPCPVLGRPCAYPDGFAKMYKTAALPALPPSYSDAGKVCCSKEYERIKKAIKDYMKYEKDHDYRCINKFNVDTERRCCDKEQRLLSLMGRGCCGAHKLAIQEKFKEEKR